The Ziziphus jujuba cultivar Dongzao chromosome 7, ASM3175591v1 genome includes a region encoding these proteins:
- the LOC132804517 gene encoding uncharacterized protein LOC132804517 isoform X2, whose protein sequence is MRPFVAMCVGSHPNLACRGGYVIMCACVDLKARHIDLYDPNMGNKYVQNGELKNAECLTYMMPYLLRDGGYYKKNPDVPPTLYPFTMTMIKDVPRQDNGGDCGVYALKFIEYMSSEENPSFGPQDIMFFRKKYAVDLYFNKLST, encoded by the exons atgcgaccctttgtagctatgtgcgtgggaagtcacccaaacctagcgtgtcgtggcggatatgtgattat gtgcgcatgtgtggacttgaaggcccgacatattgatttatacgatccaaatatgggaaataaatatgtccagaatggagagttgaagaatgcggaatgccttacgtatatgatgccttacctattgagggatgggggatattacaagaagaatccggacgtgcctcccactttatatccattcacgatgaccatgatcaaagatgtaccccgccaagataatgg gggtgattgtggcgtctacgctttgaaatttattgaatacatgagtagtgaggagaatccttcatttggtccgcaagacattatgttttttagaaaaaaatatgctgttgatttgtattttaataaactttcaacgtag
- the LOC132804517 gene encoding uncharacterized protein LOC132804517 isoform X1 — MRPFVAMCVGSHPNLACRGGYVIIVHPCQQWRCACVDLKARHIDLYDPNMGNKYVQNGELKNAECLTYMMPYLLRDGGYYKKNPDVPPTLYPFTMTMIKDVPRQDNGGDCGVYALKFIEYMSSEENPSFGPQDIMFFRKKYAVDLYFNKLST; from the exons atgcgaccctttgtagctatgtgcgtgggaagtcacccaaacctagcgtgtcgtggcggatatgtgattat tgtacatccctgtcaacaatggaggtgcgcatgtgtggacttgaaggcccgacatattgatttatacgatccaaatatgggaaataaatatgtccagaatggagagttgaagaatgcggaatgccttacgtatatgatgccttacctattgagggatgggggatattacaagaagaatccggacgtgcctcccactttatatccattcacgatgaccatgatcaaagatgtaccccgccaagataatgg gggtgattgtggcgtctacgctttgaaatttattgaatacatgagtagtgaggagaatccttcatttggtccgcaagacattatgttttttagaaaaaaatatgctgttgatttgtattttaataaactttcaacgtag